Part of the Bacteroidota bacterium genome is shown below.
GTTCGGAGAATTGTGTTTTTTTCATTGTTGTTACCATTTAAAGTTAAATTTAAAAAACTGAACGCGCAGCTGTAGCTGCTTGTCGATTTTCTATTTTTAATTGGCTCAACTTTGGGGAAGCTTACACCTTTCCTACATTTTAAACTATTATATAAAACATAATCGGACCGATTAATGTTGATACCAATATGAAAGAAAAAGAAAATTTATTGCAAGCGGTTCTAGACAAAACCGTCAACGGTAAAAAAATATTTGGGGCTTCATTCGGTTTAAAAAAAGAAGGTTTTACTTGGTTTGGAGCTTCGGGTAATTTATCTACACAACAACCATTCTTCATTGCCAGTACTACAAAATTATTTACTACTGCTATTATTCTACACCTAAAGTCAAAAGGTAAATTAAAACTTGATGACAAAATTAGTATATATTTAGATAAGTCGATTATGACTGGCTTGCATAATTACAAAGGGAAAGACTATTCACACGATATATCTATAAAACATCTATTAGCGCACACATCGGGTCTTGCTGATTATTTTCAAGGAAAAGGAACAAACGGAAAAAGTTTGGAAGACGAATTAATTAGCGGTAATGACCAATTTTGGACTTTTGAACAAGCAATTGAAAGAACCAAAACGATGAAACCGCTTTTTATTCCGGGAGCAAAGGGCAAAGCAAATTATTCTGATGCCAATTTTCAGTTGCTCGGCAAAATCATTGACGTGATTACGAATAGATCCTATTCTACTAATTGCGATGAATTAATAATCAAACCTTTAAGTTTAACTAACACTTACTTGTACAACGACAAGAATGATACAACCCCGAAAACACTTTACTATAAAGCGAATGAACTCGTAATTCCTAAGGCTATGACATCATTTGGTGCAGACGGTGGCATAGTATCAACATCAGCCAATATGCTCATTTTTATTGAAGCTTTTTTTACAGGAAAGTTATTTCCCAAAGAGTACATAAACGATTTGCAAGAATGGAATAGAATATTTTTTCCAATGAAATCAGGTGTAGGTATTCATTTATTTAAACTTCCTTGGATTTTCAACCCAACTGGTGCTGTGCCTTATTTCATAGGTCATTCAGGCCTTTCTGGTGCATTAGCGTATTACAGCCCAAAAGAAAATCTGTTTGTAGTTGGAACAGTAAATCAAGTTGCACATCCCGACATTTCGTTCAAAACAATGATAAAGTTTGCGCGAATAGTGATGAAATAATAAGAAGCACTGCGTATGGCACACGTGAGGCTTGTTTGACGCTTAATATGTATATTGGTTTAAAATTATATGACTTAAATTTATTGCCGATAAGCCGACCTTAACTTAGTGATAAGGTTTTACCGAAAAGCAACTCAACAGAATAACTAAAATATGAAAGCGATTATATATACAAAATATGGAGCTCCAGAGGTTGCTAAATTAATG
Proteins encoded:
- a CDS encoding beta-lactamase family protein codes for the protein MKEKENLLQAVLDKTVNGKKIFGASFGLKKEGFTWFGASGNLSTQQPFFIASTTKLFTTAIILHLKSKGKLKLDDKISIYLDKSIMTGLHNYKGKDYSHDISIKHLLAHTSGLADYFQGKGTNGKSLEDELISGNDQFWTFEQAIERTKTMKPLFIPGAKGKANYSDANFQLLGKIIDVITNRSYSTNCDELIIKPLSLTNTYLYNDKNDTTPKTLYYKANELVIPKAMTSFGADGGIVSTSANMLIFIEAFFTGKLFPKEYINDLQEWNRIFFPMKSGVGIHLFKLPWIFNPTGAVPYFIGHSGLSGALAYYSPKENLFVVGTVNQVAHPDISFKTMIKFARIVMK